The segment TACGCTATTCTTGTCATTTTATCCGCATCTTTGTTTTCCTCTCTTGGTATCCATCTAATTTCAACATATTCAAAGCTGCTAAGCATTTTTCTAGCCTTGTTAAACAATGGGATAATTCTCTGAGATTTAACAGCATATTCTCCCAATAACTGTTTAATAACCAACTGACTATCTCCCATGATCAGAGCTCTACTTACCCTTAAGCCTATCATTTCCCTCAGCATGCAAATTAGTCCAGTGTATTCTGCAACATTATTTGTAGAGTTTGGACTCCAAGGGATCTCCGCTAATCCCATTCCCTCTATCTTTCTTTGACCTAAGTATATAACGTAGCCGTAAGTGGATATCCCACCAGGATTTTTTGGTTCGCAGAGTCCATCAAACTTGCCTAAGGCCATCAATTGCTTGTTCTACCCGTTCTTTAAGTATCTCAGCTACCCTTTTATCAATGCCTATAGGCCTTGCTATTATGACGTCTACGATCTTATTATCAATATTAACCTTTCCATTTTCGTTTACTCCGATCAGCCTTGGTATATCTCTATAGAAGTGAGCCCCAGCTGCAAAGAGTAGCGGAACAGCGACGATCTTAGTTGCTCCCAATCTGATAAGCGATTCTGTAGCCTGTCTAAGAGTTGGTTCATTGAATTCAATGAATCCAAATTGGACCAAATCGAAATAATTTTTAAGTAGATCCCTATAATTAACTGCAACGTCTCTCCATTCGTTAACTCTACTCCCATGAAGGACTAAGAGGATTCCTAGTTTCATATTAGTCCCAATTAACCCTGAGTTTATATACTCGAGTCAATATACCTCTTTGAAAAGGGGAAAGAACAGTGGCCGACTTCAAGCTTGTCATATCTGATCCTTTGTCAAAGAAAGTAACTCCAGTTAAAGTTAAGGTTAGATTAATAGATACAGTTGAGGCAGAGGAAGGTGAAAAGGAAGCAAGGACTTTACCTCTCTGTATGGTTAACCCAAAGACCAAGGAGAAATTAGGTGCAGATCAATTTGTAACTGTTGAGATACAAAAACAGGAAGGGGACAAGAAAGTTAAGGTAAAAGTACATTTCTTAGCTAAGGAATCAACGGAAGTTCCAGAGAACGAAATTCACGCAAGTAAGAGTTTAGCAGAGAAGTTCGGAATGGAGGAGTTCGACGCTATAGCTTACAGAACCAAAGCGTTTCAACTCAACGTGGATCAAAATAAGCTAAACTTAGTAGGCAGCAAAATAGGGGATAAGTTCAACATTGGAATAAAAGGAATCAATTTAACTCTAGCCATAACAGGTGGTTCTGATAATACTGGATTTCCAATGAGGCCCGACGTTCAAGGGGCGGCCAAGAGAAGGGTGCTCCTAACAGCTCCTCCAGGCTTTGTTCCTGAAGAAGACGGCGAAAAGAGACGTAAAGTTGTACGAGGTAATGTAGTTAGTATTGAAACTGTGCAACTTAACTGCATCATTGTAAGGTGATTTTTTGCCCTGGCCTGTCGTACAGCCCGAAGTAAACATTGGTGTTGTAGGTCATGTAGATCATGGTAAGACTACTCTCGTTCAGGCGTTAACAGGAGTTTGGACTTCTAAGCACTCGGAGGAGCTTAAGAGAGGCATGACGATTAGGTTGGGTTATGCAGAAGCGTCTTTTGGACTATGTAAGACGTGTAAGGCTCCTGATGGCTATGTAAACG is part of the Metallosphaera cuprina Ar-4 genome and harbors:
- the rnhA gene encoding ribonuclease HI, coding for MALGKFDGLCEPKNPGGISTYGYVIYLGQRKIEGMGLAEIPWSPNSTNNVAEYTGLICMLREMIGLRVSRALIMGDSQLVIKQLLGEYAVKSQRIIPLFNKARKMLSSFEYVEIRWIPREENKDADKMTRIAYELVLKGKLKKIGCDT
- a CDS encoding CbiX/SirB N-terminal domain-containing protein, with amino-acid sequence MKLGILLVLHGSRVNEWRDVAVNYRDLLKNYFDLVQFGFIEFNEPTLRQATESLIRLGATKIVAVPLLFAAGAHFYRDIPRLIGVNENGKVNIDNKIVDVIIARPIGIDKRVAEILKERVEQAIDGLRQV
- a CDS encoding 30S ribosomal protein S6e, giving the protein MADFKLVISDPLSKKVTPVKVKVRLIDTVEAEEGEKEARTLPLCMVNPKTKEKLGADQFVTVEIQKQEGDKKVKVKVHFLAKESTEVPENEIHASKSLAEKFGMEEFDAIAYRTKAFQLNVDQNKLNLVGSKIGDKFNIGIKGINLTLAITGGSDNTGFPMRPDVQGAAKRRVLLTAPPGFVPEEDGEKRRKVVRGNVVSIETVQLNCIIVR